A stretch of Mytilus edulis chromosome 11, xbMytEdul2.2, whole genome shotgun sequence DNA encodes these proteins:
- the LOC139495391 gene encoding 110 kDa antigen-like, translating into MLTKQPPNNTHKTLEVLRKQPLNNTHKTLEMLTKQPPNNTHKTLEVLTKQPPNNTHKTLEVLTKQPPNNTHKTLEVLTKQPSNNTHKTLEVLTKQPPNNTHKTLEVLTKQPPNNTHKTQEVLTKQPSNNTHKTLEVLTKQPPNNTHKTLEVFMKQPPNNTHKTLEVFM; encoded by the coding sequence ATGTTAACGAAACAGCCACCCaataacacacataaaactctagAGGTGTTAAGGAAACAGCCACTCaataacacacataaaactctagAGATGTTAACGAAACAGCCACCCaataacacacataaaactctagAGGTGTTAACGAAACAGCCGCCCaataacacacataaaactctagAGGTGTTAACGAAACAGCCACCCaataacacacataaaactctagAGGTGTTAACGAAACAGCCTTCCaataacacacataaaactctagAGGTGTTAACGAAACAGCCACCCaataacacacataaaactctagAGGTGTTAACGAAACAGCCACCCaataacacacataaaactcaAGAGGTGTTAACGAAACAGCCTTCCaataacacacataaaactctagAGGTGTTAACGAAACAGCCACCCaataacacacataaaactctagAGGTGTTTATGAAACAGCCACCCaataacacacataaaactctagAGGTGTTTATGTAA